A genomic region of Oceaniferula marina contains the following coding sequences:
- a CDS encoding thiol-disulfide oxidoreductase DCC family protein, whose amino-acid sequence MKKTTIPDPLSPLEVYYDARCGFCRRFRDWLLAQDRFVEFEFIDYRSERAMLIFPELACWRPELELVVRTARGEVIQGAGAWAVCLYACRDYRYWGKRLASPWLLPMAKCVAGLLASKRLALSDFFFGREAGEPEVSHRIGEQGEVPGFVGNENSRVKIKRPDIPDGLI is encoded by the coding sequence ATGAAGAAAACAACCATTCCTGATCCTTTGTCACCTTTGGAGGTATATTATGATGCGCGCTGTGGTTTTTGCAGGCGTTTCCGTGATTGGTTATTGGCACAGGATCGATTTGTGGAGTTTGAGTTTATTGATTACCGGTCTGAGCGGGCGATGTTGATTTTTCCGGAATTAGCTTGTTGGCGGCCTGAGTTGGAGTTGGTTGTGAGGACGGCTCGTGGTGAGGTTATTCAGGGGGCTGGGGCATGGGCCGTGTGTTTGTATGCTTGCCGTGATTATCGATACTGGGGCAAGCGTCTGGCATCACCGTGGTTGTTACCGATGGCGAAGTGTGTAGCCGGACTCTTGGCTTCGAAACGCTTGGCCCTGTCTGATTTTTTCTTTGGACGAGAGGCCGGAGAACCAGAAGTCAGCCACAGGATCGGCGAGCAGGGTGAAGTGCCTGGATTCGTTGGCAATGAGAACTCCAGAGTGAAGATCAAACGTCCTGATATTCCCGATGGCCTGATCTAA
- a CDS encoding GbsR/MarR family transcriptional regulator: MNASTDSEARCFDEIRDDFISQWGAFGSQWGINRTMAQIHALLMIMPEALSTDEVMEYLTISRGNAHTNLKELVNWGLVRILVRRGERKEFFEAEKDVWKIFTIILRERQRREIDPALELLRGCHEETKDLEGVGAEAFRNQIRELETFVSFARNVGGKIDKLHYGPAMKLAAKLLS; this comes from the coding sequence ATGAATGCAAGCACCGACAGCGAGGCGAGATGCTTTGATGAGATCCGGGATGATTTTATCTCCCAGTGGGGAGCGTTTGGGAGTCAGTGGGGGATCAATCGGACAATGGCTCAGATTCATGCCTTGTTGATGATCATGCCTGAAGCCTTGAGTACTGACGAAGTCATGGAGTATCTGACAATCAGTCGTGGCAATGCGCATACGAACCTGAAAGAGCTCGTGAATTGGGGCTTGGTTCGCATTCTCGTTCGCAGGGGGGAAAGAAAGGAATTTTTCGAGGCTGAGAAAGATGTCTGGAAAATCTTTACAATCATTCTACGCGAACGTCAGCGGCGTGAAATTGACCCTGCGCTCGAGCTTTTACGTGGATGCCATGAGGAAACCAAAGATCTCGAAGGCGTGGGAGCGGAAGCGTTCCGCAATCAAATTCGCGAGCTCGAGACCTTTGTCAGCTTTGCCCGCAATGTGGGAGGGAAGATTGACAAATTGCATTACGGTCCAGCCATGAAATTGGCAGCGAAATTACTTAGCTAG
- a CDS encoding LamG-like jellyroll fold domain-containing protein, with protein sequence MRFHLPFIALLCFAPITAAEISLSLNQKEWKNQPTEKPAHFDRDGFLLFEKQQHILLDPKYSKKLPKERLMLRARVRVDQPNRWGGILSYSQDNGNYERGWLLGFTHDRFTFKLSTGKSFIQATSPFPFILGQSYDLAARYDGKEMQLYVDGVLVAKNKAAGAIAYPDIPTPLVVGAYKDKDEFYPMLGRIESLSIGSKLADTNQIKKEAAANQYPFAVRPSISFLKAGEALIEWESSHSGPSMINFGTSPEMGTIIKSESSTTNHSIVLKHLEPSTVYHFRIGVIHQGKRILAPPMSFDTTMNYLPAQLPANEAFKANAKTQAFVNTLVKKHGAHFSGHALVLGGVDARLSYELAKNTRLKVTIIDRDADRVQQLRQTLYQAGVYGSRIEVLHAPNDDIPLGSCLANLIVSERALAGEVLPYPEAECKRLTRPSGGQILTPTLSYTRPKLPGSSEWTHQYGDSENRSYIPDSLAGAHTQEDFTIQWIGRPGADFGIDRQNRIPAPLAVNGLTFLQGFNRMIGLDAYNGQVLWSKEIPDLRRLNVPHDCSNWCADQNNIYFALADRAWVIDAASGERTANLKLTHKERDTHDWAYIAVNGDVLIGSTVPKGSHFKEFWNKSNWFDQVGNEKSITQICSDKVFAYKQSSLKGLWAYGKGLIINSSITLTKDQLYFLEARHPDLKVQGAGRVFDNKLWLDTYVVCLDPSNGRKRWEKKIPPFSHVSERSGFIQAMHGQVSDVGYLMVASEGIFANGKFTGKGHFVAHQYDSKGTVKWSVHSPWQSNNHGTHIAHPIVFPDKVFLHPYAYQIEDGKKIDTRVTNISGCPTPVGYPSGLIYRSSGSGATRILCIWSIQNQKNTGWKRLRPSCWLNYLPSQGMVIMSEGGGGCSCGGWIETSVSLIPIKHTH encoded by the coding sequence ATGCGTTTTCACCTTCCTTTCATCGCCTTGCTCTGTTTTGCCCCTATCACCGCTGCGGAAATCAGCCTTTCATTGAATCAAAAGGAATGGAAAAACCAACCAACGGAAAAGCCCGCCCATTTCGACCGAGATGGCTTTCTACTTTTTGAAAAACAGCAACACATCCTTCTGGACCCCAAGTATAGTAAAAAGCTCCCCAAAGAGCGTCTGATGCTCAGAGCCAGAGTGCGGGTTGACCAGCCTAATCGCTGGGGAGGCATCCTCTCCTATTCACAAGACAACGGAAACTATGAACGGGGATGGCTTCTAGGATTTACCCACGACCGTTTTACCTTCAAACTTTCTACTGGCAAAAGTTTTATCCAGGCTACGTCCCCGTTCCCCTTCATCCTTGGACAAAGCTATGATCTGGCCGCACGCTATGACGGCAAGGAAATGCAACTCTACGTTGATGGCGTTCTGGTGGCAAAAAACAAAGCTGCAGGGGCTATTGCCTACCCGGATATTCCAACACCTCTCGTAGTTGGCGCCTACAAAGATAAAGATGAATTCTACCCAATGCTCGGCAGAATTGAATCCCTGAGCATCGGTTCCAAACTCGCCGATACAAACCAAATCAAAAAAGAAGCCGCTGCCAACCAATACCCCTTTGCTGTCCGACCATCAATCAGCTTCCTCAAGGCGGGTGAAGCCCTCATCGAATGGGAATCAAGCCACAGTGGCCCCTCAATGATCAATTTTGGAACCAGCCCGGAAATGGGAACCATCATCAAAAGTGAGTCGTCCACCACCAACCACAGCATCGTCCTCAAACATTTGGAACCTTCCACCGTCTACCACTTCCGGATCGGAGTCATCCATCAAGGCAAGCGGATTCTCGCTCCTCCGATGAGCTTTGACACGACCATGAACTACTTGCCGGCTCAGCTCCCTGCAAATGAAGCATTCAAAGCAAATGCCAAGACTCAGGCATTCGTGAATACCCTGGTCAAAAAACACGGGGCCCATTTCTCAGGACACGCACTGGTCCTCGGCGGAGTAGATGCCAGATTATCCTACGAACTGGCAAAAAATACCCGCCTGAAAGTCACCATCATCGACCGCGATGCCGATCGGGTTCAGCAATTGCGACAAACACTCTATCAAGCCGGAGTCTATGGCTCTAGAATCGAAGTTCTACACGCACCAAACGATGATATCCCACTCGGAAGTTGTCTCGCCAATTTGATCGTTTCTGAACGTGCACTTGCGGGTGAAGTCCTGCCCTACCCGGAAGCCGAGTGCAAACGGCTCACCCGCCCGTCCGGAGGCCAAATCCTCACCCCCACTCTCAGCTACACCCGACCAAAGCTCCCCGGCAGCAGTGAGTGGACCCACCAGTATGGTGACTCGGAAAACCGATCCTATATTCCGGACTCCCTCGCGGGGGCCCACACCCAGGAAGATTTTACGATCCAATGGATCGGTCGGCCCGGTGCCGATTTCGGTATCGACCGCCAAAACCGAATTCCCGCCCCTCTCGCCGTCAACGGGCTGACGTTTCTTCAAGGGTTCAACCGTATGATCGGCCTGGATGCCTACAACGGGCAAGTCCTGTGGTCGAAGGAAATCCCGGACTTACGCCGCCTCAATGTCCCTCACGATTGCTCCAACTGGTGTGCAGACCAGAACAACATCTATTTTGCCTTGGCTGATCGAGCCTGGGTCATTGACGCAGCCAGTGGTGAACGCACCGCCAATTTGAAACTCACGCACAAGGAGCGGGATACCCACGACTGGGCATACATCGCCGTCAATGGAGATGTCCTGATCGGCAGCACCGTGCCCAAGGGATCCCATTTCAAAGAGTTCTGGAATAAATCCAATTGGTTTGACCAAGTTGGAAACGAGAAATCGATCACCCAAATTTGCAGTGATAAGGTTTTTGCCTACAAACAATCATCCCTGAAAGGCCTATGGGCCTACGGCAAGGGATTGATCATCAATTCGAGTATTACCCTCACGAAAGATCAACTCTACTTTCTCGAAGCCAGACATCCGGATCTCAAAGTGCAAGGGGCCGGTCGGGTGTTTGATAATAAACTCTGGCTCGACACCTATGTCGTATGCCTGGATCCAAGCAACGGTCGTAAGCGCTGGGAAAAGAAAATCCCACCCTTTTCCCATGTTTCCGAACGCTCGGGTTTCATCCAAGCCATGCACGGACAGGTCAGCGATGTCGGATATCTCATGGTCGCTTCCGAAGGCATTTTCGCCAATGGTAAATTTACAGGTAAAGGCCATTTCGTGGCTCACCAGTATGATTCAAAGGGGACGGTCAAGTGGTCGGTTCATAGCCCTTGGCAGTCCAACAATCATGGAACCCACATCGCCCACCCCATCGTCTTCCCAGACAAAGTGTTCCTCCATCCATACGCCTATCAGATCGAGGATGGTAAAAAAATCGACACCCGGGTGACGAACATTTCCGGATGCCCGACTCCAGTGGGCTACCCCTCGGGACTCATCTACCGATCATCCGGATCTGGAGCCACGAGAATCCTCTGTATCTGGTCGATTCAAAACCAAAAGAACACCGGCTGGAAACGCCTCAGGCCAAGCTGCTGGCTCAATTACCTCCCCTCCCAAGGAATGGTGATTATGTCCGAAGGCGGAGGAGGTTGTTCCTGTGGAGGGTGGATCGAAACCTCCGTCTCTCTCATCCCTATCAAGCACACCCACTAA
- a CDS encoding PQQ-binding-like beta-propeller repeat protein — MSISSFSLFLTLTASLLLTGLAGANDESWPSYRHDNARSGKASSDLKLPLRLAWDKHNAPPQQAWTGPAKWDAYAGNDGLQSMRNFDPCYFTTSQDGHLYYGSSSDNAVHCLDTKTGKEQWVYFTEAAVRFPPTLYKHLALFGSDDGYVYAVHAKSGKLEWKFKASPVSNKEERRVPNNGKFISHWPVRTSVMIHRNLAYFGGSLLPWKKSYLCAIDPETGKQGEKGFMSELDNVTLQGALLASQDRIYVPQGRTVPLVFSSDKGVRLGKVPHAGGVFAILDEEGRFFAGPQNQRTATEEVRAIDTKNNARVATFGSANRLVVADNIAYLHSDKQLQAFDLKKNGTIMAEINQIQTQINQSKQQLKQTPKTNQNRRDSLSLTIRELEEKIKRTRKQTDTCWLWKKDSQVPLDLIATPSHIIAGYDGSISIIDRTSGEPVWSTSIQGKAHGLTIADGKLFVSTNLGSILSYGSKETQTPPIP, encoded by the coding sequence ATGTCGATTTCATCATTCAGTCTATTTCTCACCCTGACCGCCAGCTTGCTGCTTACTGGTCTGGCTGGTGCCAATGACGAGTCGTGGCCCAGTTACCGACACGATAATGCCCGCTCGGGAAAAGCTTCCTCCGATTTAAAACTGCCTCTCCGTTTGGCTTGGGATAAACACAACGCCCCACCTCAACAAGCATGGACAGGACCGGCCAAATGGGACGCGTATGCCGGCAACGACGGCTTACAGTCGATGCGTAATTTTGACCCTTGTTACTTCACAACCAGTCAGGATGGCCACCTCTACTACGGCTCATCGTCCGACAACGCAGTGCACTGCCTCGACACCAAGACGGGTAAAGAACAATGGGTCTACTTCACCGAAGCGGCGGTGCGCTTTCCCCCCACCCTCTACAAACATCTCGCGCTGTTTGGTTCCGATGACGGCTATGTTTATGCGGTGCATGCCAAATCAGGAAAGCTCGAATGGAAGTTCAAGGCATCGCCGGTGAGCAACAAAGAAGAACGAAGAGTCCCAAACAATGGTAAGTTTATTTCCCATTGGCCGGTCCGCACCTCCGTGATGATTCATCGTAACCTCGCCTACTTTGGGGGCTCTCTCCTTCCATGGAAAAAATCCTACCTCTGCGCCATCGATCCGGAAACCGGCAAACAGGGCGAAAAGGGATTTATGTCCGAGCTTGATAATGTCACTCTACAGGGGGCCTTACTAGCCAGTCAGGACCGCATTTATGTTCCTCAAGGAAGAACCGTGCCCTTGGTTTTCTCCTCTGACAAGGGTGTGCGATTGGGAAAGGTTCCCCACGCCGGTGGAGTTTTTGCCATTCTCGACGAAGAAGGTCGCTTTTTCGCAGGGCCACAAAACCAACGCACTGCCACGGAAGAAGTGAGAGCCATCGACACGAAAAACAATGCCAGAGTCGCCACCTTTGGTAGTGCCAACCGACTCGTCGTCGCAGATAACATTGCCTACCTTCACTCGGATAAACAGCTTCAGGCATTCGATTTGAAAAAAAACGGCACCATCATGGCCGAGATCAACCAAATCCAAACCCAGATCAATCAATCGAAACAGCAACTCAAACAAACACCCAAAACAAATCAAAATCGACGGGATTCGTTAAGCCTGACCATCCGGGAGCTGGAAGAGAAAATTAAACGTACTCGCAAACAAACCGACACCTGTTGGTTGTGGAAAAAAGACAGCCAGGTGCCACTCGACCTGATTGCCACCCCCAGCCATATTATTGCAGGTTATGATGGATCGATCTCCATCATCGACAGAACATCAGGCGAACCTGTCTGGTCGACATCGATTCAAGGTAAAGCGCACGGATTAACCATTGCCGATGGCAAACTCTTTGTCTCCACCAATCTCGGCAGTATTCTTAGTTATGGAAGCAAAGAAACTCAAACCCCTCCCATCCCCTAA